The following proteins are encoded in a genomic region of Bradyrhizobium sp. SK17:
- a CDS encoding mannose-1-phosphate guanylyltransferase/mannose-6-phosphate isomerase, translating to MDRRIIPLIMCGGAGTRLWPASREVHPKQFLSLFGARSTFQETLLRVSDAGLFERPIVITNEAYRFMVLEQLAEIGREADVLLEPMRRDSGPAIAAGAVFAQSRDSDAIVLALAADHLVRDTQAFVAACRGGLVAAEAGRIVTFGVKPERPATEYGYISPGDVVAGEVRAVAKFVEKPDAATAAGYIDAGYLWNSGNFMFRAGVLLDEYRNVDADSVASVEQSVASAARDLGFVKLDAAAFAAAKAISIDYAVMEKTSHAAVVPVACGWSDIGSWRQVWELSDKDSLGNAARGTAVFEDSRNCNVATDRALVALEGVDDLVVVATQDAVLVSRQKDANGLKRLVAKLKVTAPEVTESHIKVHRPWGSYQSVDNGDRHQVKRIIVKPGGRLSLQKHHHRSEHWIVVRGTAQVTVNELIKTVHENESIYIPIGAVHRLENPGKIQLELIEVQTGSYFGEDDIIRIEDDYQRT from the coding sequence ATGGATCGACGAATTATTCCCCTGATCATGTGCGGCGGCGCAGGCACGAGGCTCTGGCCGGCGTCACGCGAGGTGCACCCGAAGCAGTTCCTCTCGCTGTTCGGGGCCCGCTCGACCTTCCAGGAGACGTTGCTGCGGGTGTCCGATGCGGGCCTGTTCGAGCGGCCGATCGTGATCACCAATGAGGCGTATCGCTTCATGGTGCTGGAGCAATTGGCCGAGATCGGCCGCGAGGCCGACGTGTTGCTGGAACCGATGCGCCGCGACTCCGGACCCGCGATCGCGGCCGGCGCCGTGTTCGCGCAAAGCCGCGACAGTGACGCGATCGTGCTGGCGCTCGCCGCCGACCATCTGGTGCGGGATACCCAGGCCTTCGTCGCCGCATGCCGCGGCGGATTGGTGGCGGCGGAAGCCGGCCGCATCGTGACCTTCGGCGTCAAGCCGGAGCGGCCCGCCACCGAATACGGCTACATCAGTCCGGGCGACGTGGTCGCCGGCGAGGTGCGGGCGGTGGCGAAATTCGTCGAGAAGCCGGATGCCGCGACGGCAGCCGGCTACATCGATGCCGGCTATCTCTGGAACAGCGGCAACTTCATGTTCCGCGCCGGCGTGCTGCTCGATGAGTACCGCAATGTCGATGCCGACAGCGTGGCCTCGGTGGAGCAGTCGGTCGCGTCGGCGGCGCGCGATCTCGGCTTCGTCAAGCTCGATGCCGCGGCCTTCGCTGCGGCAAAGGCGATCTCGATCGACTACGCGGTGATGGAGAAGACCTCCCATGCGGCGGTGGTGCCGGTGGCGTGCGGCTGGTCCGACATCGGCTCGTGGCGCCAGGTCTGGGAGCTCTCCGACAAGGACAGCCTCGGCAACGCGGCGCGCGGCACGGCGGTGTTCGAGGACAGCCGCAATTGCAACGTCGCGACCGACCGCGCGCTGGTGGCGCTCGAAGGCGTCGACGACCTCGTCGTGGTCGCGACCCAGGACGCCGTGCTGGTGTCGCGCCAGAAGGATGCCAACGGGCTGAAGCGGCTGGTCGCGAAACTGAAGGTGACGGCACCCGAGGTGACCGAGAGCCACATCAAGGTGCATCGTCCCTGGGGCTCCTATCAGTCGGTCGACAATGGCGACCGCCATCAGGTCAAGCGCATCATCGTCAAGCCGGGCGGGCGGCTGTCGCTGCAGAAGCATCACCACCGCTCCGAGCACTGGATCGTGGTGCGCGGCACCGCGCAGGTCACCGTCAACGAGCTGATCAAGACGGTGCACGAGAATGAATCGATCTACATCCCGATCGGCGCCGTGCACCGGCTGGAGAACCCGGGCAAGATTCAGCTCGAGCTGATCGAGGTGCAGACCGGCAGCTATTTCGGCGAAGACGACATCATCCGCATCGAGGACGATTATCAGCGCACCTGA
- a CDS encoding DegT/DnrJ/EryC1/StrS aminotransferase family protein — translation MNQHMQLEPIPFIDISAQRRRLGKSIDDAVARVLDHCQFINGPEVTALEKALADYSGAKHVVSCASGTDALLMVLMAKNVGPGDAVLCPTFTFCATGEVVTLTGATPVFVDVDEETFNIDVNSLKRGIATARARGLKPVAVIPVDLFGQSADHDAIAAVAEAEGLFVLDDAAQGFGATYKNRKLGTFGLATGTSFFPAKPLGCFGDGGAIFTDDAELAATLRSIRVHGQGSDKYDNVRLGLTARLDTMQAAILLEKLKIFDDEIAARNKLAERYSRALGNLVAVPRLAPGCTSVWAQYTIRLSEGIDRDTFAAALKAQGVPTMIYYPKSVHQQTAYSHFPVAEGGLPVSERLSKDVIALPMHPYLDEATQDRIIAAVRSALSA, via the coding sequence ATGAACCAGCATATGCAGCTTGAGCCCATCCCCTTCATCGATATTTCCGCGCAGCGCCGGCGGCTCGGCAAGTCGATCGATGACGCGGTCGCGCGCGTGCTCGACCATTGCCAGTTCATCAATGGTCCCGAGGTCACCGCGCTGGAGAAGGCGCTGGCGGACTATAGCGGCGCCAAGCATGTGGTGAGCTGCGCCAGCGGCACCGACGCGCTGCTGATGGTGCTGATGGCGAAGAATGTCGGCCCGGGCGATGCGGTGCTGTGCCCGACTTTCACCTTCTGCGCGACCGGCGAAGTCGTGACGCTGACCGGCGCGACGCCGGTTTTCGTCGACGTCGACGAGGAGACCTTCAACATCGACGTCAACTCGCTGAAGCGCGGCATCGCGACCGCGCGGGCGCGCGGGCTGAAGCCGGTGGCGGTGATCCCGGTCGACCTGTTCGGCCAGAGCGCCGACCATGACGCGATCGCGGCGGTCGCCGAGGCCGAGGGCCTGTTCGTGCTGGATGATGCCGCGCAGGGTTTCGGCGCAACCTACAAGAACCGCAAGCTCGGCACCTTCGGTCTCGCCACTGGCACCAGCTTCTTCCCCGCCAAGCCGCTCGGCTGCTTCGGCGACGGCGGCGCGATCTTCACCGACGATGCGGAACTCGCGGCCACGCTGCGCAGCATCCGCGTCCACGGCCAGGGCTCGGACAAGTACGACAATGTGCGGCTCGGCCTCACCGCGCGGCTCGACACCATGCAGGCGGCGATCCTGCTCGAGAAGCTGAAGATCTTCGACGACGAGATCGCGGCGCGCAACAAGTTGGCGGAGCGCTATTCGCGCGCGCTCGGCAACCTGGTCGCGGTGCCGCGCCTGGCTCCGGGCTGCACCTCGGTGTGGGCGCAGTACACCATCCGCCTGTCCGAGGGCATCGATCGCGACACCTTCGCGGCAGCCCTGAAGGCGCAGGGCGTTCCGACCATGATCTACTATCCGAAGTCGGTGCATCAGCAGACGGCCTACAGCCACTTCCCGGTTGCCGAGGGCGGCCTGCCGGTCAGCGAGCGCCTGTCAAAGGACGTCATCGCGCTGCCGATGCACCCCTATCTCGACGAGGCGACCCAGGACCGCATCATCGCGGCTGTGCGCAGCGCGCTGTCGGCCTGA
- a CDS encoding Gfo/Idh/MocA family protein, translating to MNAKVSAAGANADTGRALRVGVIGAGVMGSNHARVLAGLPGVALVGIVDPLPEHRSRAVGLVGCRAFEDLDQLLAEGVDAVTIAAPTHLHHEIALACIARNIHILVEKPVASTVEEGREIVAAADKAGVTLMVGHVERFNPAVAAIKQAISGEDILSIGITRVGPFPPRMSNVGVVIDLAVHDIDLIRWFTESDIVEVQPQLSSAVAEREDIALLQFRTASGVLAHINTNWLTPFKARNVTVATRGKYVMGDLLTRQVTECFGFKPDGSYSMRHLPVGHDEPLRAELIAFLDAVRSGKLPAVSGDEGVASLEIAIRCLESPARPAASTIRKGPRRVAG from the coding sequence ATGAATGCAAAAGTGTCCGCAGCGGGCGCGAATGCCGATACCGGCCGCGCATTGCGTGTCGGCGTGATCGGCGCCGGCGTGATGGGCAGCAACCATGCCCGCGTGCTGGCCGGACTGCCCGGTGTCGCGCTGGTCGGCATCGTCGATCCGCTCCCCGAACACCGTTCGCGCGCCGTCGGCCTGGTCGGCTGCCGCGCCTTCGAAGACCTCGATCAGCTGCTCGCCGAAGGCGTCGATGCGGTGACGATCGCAGCGCCCACCCACCTGCATCACGAAATCGCGCTCGCCTGCATCGCGCGCAACATCCATATCCTGGTCGAGAAGCCGGTCGCCTCCACCGTCGAGGAGGGACGCGAGATCGTCGCCGCCGCGGACAAGGCCGGCGTCACGCTGATGGTCGGCCATGTCGAGCGCTTCAATCCGGCGGTCGCCGCGATCAAGCAGGCGATCTCGGGCGAGGACATCCTGTCGATCGGCATCACCCGGGTCGGCCCGTTCCCGCCGCGGATGTCCAATGTCGGCGTCGTGATCGACCTCGCGGTGCACGACATCGACCTGATCCGCTGGTTCACCGAGTCCGACATCGTCGAGGTGCAGCCGCAGCTCTCCAGCGCGGTCGCCGAGCGCGAGGATATCGCGCTGCTCCAGTTCCGCACCGCCTCCGGCGTGCTCGCCCACATCAACACCAACTGGCTGACGCCGTTCAAGGCGCGCAACGTCACGGTCGCGACCCGCGGCAAATATGTGATGGGCGACCTGCTGACGCGCCAGGTCACCGAATGCTTCGGCTTCAAGCCGGACGGCAGCTATTCGATGCGTCACCTGCCGGTCGGTCATGACGAACCGCTGCGCGCCGAGCTGATCGCTTTCCTCGATGCCGTGCGTAGCGGCAAGCTGCCGGCGGTGTCCGGCGACGAGGGCGTCGCGAGCCTCGAGATCGCGATCCGCTGCCTGGAATCGCCCGCGAGGCCCGCCGCCTCGACGATCCGCAAGGGGCCGCGCCGCGTCGCCGGCTGA
- a CDS encoding glycosyltransferase family 4 protein, translating to MRHSRKVVVVSQHYPPDHSTTAAIMAAIAERIAQEADVMVVSGMPGSARAPSPGQPVVVEIRNWLPGKAALLKRALAEALFTGRIFLALLSRLQRGDVALTVTAPFALPYAVAAAAKLKGAKSALIMHDLFPDVLVMAGLLRPSSLVARAMRGINALMFRALNAVIVIGRDAEKLLLRYGGMTPDKIRFIPNWASLTPANRPVDPDNPFRKAIAARFVVGLSGNLGFTHDPDIVFHAARLLRNESDIHFLLSGWGMGFARLKEMQAADQLANVTLVERVADDKLDALLSSADVWLIPYRKNVAGVSVPSRFYNLLAAGRPVILVSEPEAEAALTVSENRLGWVVTPERPDQLADAIRLASRSQDTAMAERAVAAARTFSPERALASYAALVRDLLSSQDVERTA from the coding sequence ATGCGTCATTCTCGAAAAGTCGTGGTCGTCAGCCAGCACTATCCGCCGGACCACAGCACGACTGCGGCGATCATGGCCGCGATCGCCGAACGGATCGCGCAGGAGGCGGACGTGATGGTGGTCTCGGGCATGCCGGGCTCGGCAAGGGCGCCGTCGCCCGGGCAGCCAGTGGTCGTCGAGATCAGGAACTGGTTGCCGGGAAAGGCGGCGCTGCTCAAGCGCGCGCTGGCCGAGGCGCTGTTCACCGGTCGGATCTTCCTTGCGCTGTTGTCGCGGTTGCAGCGGGGCGACGTGGCACTGACCGTGACCGCGCCGTTCGCGCTTCCCTATGCGGTTGCGGCCGCGGCCAAGTTGAAGGGCGCAAAGTCGGCGCTGATCATGCACGACCTGTTTCCCGATGTGCTGGTGATGGCCGGGCTGTTGCGGCCTTCCTCGCTGGTTGCGCGGGCGATGCGCGGGATCAACGCGCTGATGTTCCGGGCCCTGAATGCGGTCATCGTCATCGGCCGGGACGCCGAGAAGCTGTTGCTGCGGTATGGCGGAATGACGCCGGACAAGATCAGGTTCATTCCGAACTGGGCCTCGCTCACCCCCGCCAACCGCCCCGTCGACCCGGACAATCCGTTTCGTAAGGCCATCGCCGCCCGCTTCGTGGTCGGACTGTCGGGCAATCTGGGCTTCACCCACGATCCGGACATTGTTTTCCATGCAGCCCGCCTGTTGCGCAACGAGAGCGACATCCATTTCCTGCTTTCAGGGTGGGGGATGGGCTTCGCGCGGCTGAAGGAGATGCAGGCCGCGGACCAACTGGCCAATGTGACGCTGGTCGAACGCGTCGCGGATGACAAGCTCGATGCGCTGCTGTCCAGTGCCGACGTCTGGCTCATTCCCTATCGCAAGAACGTTGCCGGCGTCTCGGTGCCAAGCCGGTTCTACAACCTGCTCGCGGCCGGCCGACCCGTCATCCTGGTCTCCGAGCCCGAGGCCGAAGCCGCGCTGACCGTCAGCGAGAATCGCCTCGGATGGGTCGTCACACCTGAACGGCCCGATCAACTCGCCGATGCCATCAGGTTGGCGTCACGCTCGCAGGACACCGCGATGGCCGAGCGCGCCGTCGCGGCCGCGCGGACCTTCAGTCCGGAGCGGGCGCTCGCGAGCTACGCCGCGCTGGTGCGGGATCTGCTATCCAGTCAGGATGTGGAGCGGACAGCATGA
- a CDS encoding NAD-dependent epimerase/dehydratase family protein: MNDGGRKVLVTGASGFVGRHVVPVLARSGWQVRRAVRTPPRDANDVTIGSLSPTTDWRAALDGVDAVVHLAARVHQQSDEQAIELYRNVNIEGTLNLARAAAAAGVRDFIFVSTILVHGRSNYGRPPFREDDLLTPRGLYGNSKAAAEVGLKGIVPGSNMRVTVIRPPLIYGAGAKGNFALLKRAVINRVPLPLADVGNRRAFLSAENLASFILHRLSHPGNEFEVFLVADREQVSTREFVERLARAAETSPRLFWLPLPLLKVSLAIGGRKEAYDSLFTSLELDLSKIASTGWQQPISLDDGLRRALRKTDG, translated from the coding sequence ATGAATGACGGTGGCCGGAAGGTTCTGGTGACGGGGGCCAGCGGCTTCGTCGGCCGCCACGTGGTGCCCGTGCTGGCGCGCAGCGGCTGGCAGGTGCGTCGCGCGGTGCGAACCCCGCCGCGAGACGCAAACGACGTCACGATCGGTTCACTCAGTCCGACCACCGATTGGCGGGCCGCACTCGATGGCGTGGATGCCGTTGTCCATCTTGCGGCGCGCGTACACCAGCAGTCCGACGAACAGGCGATTGAACTCTACCGCAACGTCAATATCGAGGGCACGCTGAATCTGGCGCGCGCCGCGGCCGCCGCGGGCGTTCGCGATTTCATCTTCGTCAGCACGATCCTGGTGCATGGACGCAGCAACTACGGGCGTCCGCCGTTTCGAGAAGACGATCTGCTTACTCCCCGTGGCCTCTACGGCAACTCGAAGGCGGCCGCAGAGGTCGGCCTGAAGGGAATTGTGCCCGGCAGCAACATGCGGGTGACCGTGATCAGGCCGCCGTTGATCTACGGCGCCGGCGCAAAGGGAAACTTCGCCTTGCTGAAGCGTGCGGTGATCAATCGCGTGCCGCTTCCGCTGGCCGATGTAGGGAACCGCCGTGCGTTCCTGTCGGCGGAAAACCTGGCGTCGTTCATCCTGCATCGGTTGTCGCATCCGGGAAATGAATTCGAGGTGTTTCTGGTGGCTGACCGCGAGCAGGTCTCGACGCGGGAATTCGTCGAGCGTCTCGCCCGCGCGGCGGAAACCTCGCCGCGCCTGTTCTGGCTGCCGCTGCCGCTCTTGAAGGTGTCGCTCGCGATCGGCGGTCGCAAGGAAGCCTATGACAGCCTGTTCACCTCGCTCGAACTCGACCTTTCCAAGATCGCGAGCACGGGATGGCAACAGCCGATCAGCCTCGACGATGGGCTGAGGCGCGCGCTGCGCAAGACGGATGGCTGA
- a CDS encoding lysylphosphatidylglycerol synthase transmembrane domain-containing protein, which translates to MRRILLSTAKLLISGALLYFSLRKVNLYDLASRIQVESLGWLGLAIAVTFLQIFLGVLRWREISAECGAPLGTGQAMRYNVIGTFFNQTLPSSIGGDAVRLWLVARAGAGWRAATYSIFVDRAIGLIALAVVIAAALPWSYRLISDTHGWMALLLLDLAALAAGFGFLLIGALPWPWLKQWWATHHVHACAVIANRVLFSREHGLRVATLSIAIHVVTVVIGWCVVKSITAPVTFGQIFQLLPPVMLITMMPISIAGWGVREATMALAFGYAGLIANEGVNISLLFGAVSFVVGVFGGLVWILSPEKAAKGAEPIEVPGSPSRVPGSQ; encoded by the coding sequence ATGCGCCGAATCCTGCTTTCGACCGCCAAGCTCCTGATCTCGGGTGCGCTGCTCTATTTCTCGCTGCGCAAGGTCAATCTGTATGACCTCGCCTCCCGCATCCAGGTCGAGAGCCTGGGCTGGCTCGGCCTCGCGATCGCGGTCACATTCTTGCAGATCTTCCTCGGGGTGCTGCGCTGGCGGGAGATCAGCGCTGAGTGCGGCGCGCCGCTCGGGACCGGGCAGGCGATGCGCTACAACGTGATCGGCACCTTCTTCAACCAGACCCTGCCGTCCTCGATCGGCGGCGACGCGGTGCGGCTCTGGCTGGTCGCACGGGCCGGCGCGGGCTGGCGCGCGGCCACCTATTCGATCTTCGTCGACCGCGCGATCGGACTGATCGCCCTGGCCGTCGTCATCGCCGCCGCCTTGCCGTGGAGCTACCGGCTGATCTCCGATACCCACGGCTGGATGGCGTTGCTGCTGCTCGACCTCGCCGCGCTTGCGGCCGGATTTGGTTTCCTGCTGATCGGCGCGTTGCCCTGGCCGTGGCTGAAGCAGTGGTGGGCGACGCATCACGTCCACGCCTGCGCCGTGATCGCCAACCGGGTGTTGTTCAGCCGCGAGCACGGATTGCGGGTCGCGACCCTCTCGATCGCCATTCACGTCGTCACCGTCGTGATCGGCTGGTGCGTGGTGAAGTCGATCACGGCTCCGGTCACCTTCGGCCAGATCTTTCAGTTGTTGCCGCCGGTGATGCTGATCACGATGATGCCGATCTCGATCGCGGGCTGGGGCGTACGCGAAGCCACCATGGCGCTGGCGTTCGGCTATGCCGGATTGATCGCCAATGAGGGCGTCAACATCTCGCTGCTGTTCGGCGCGGTGTCGTTCGTGGTCGGGGTGTTCGGCGGCCTGGTCTGGATCCTGAGCCCTGAAAAAGCCGCCAAGGGCGCCGAGCCGATCGAAGTCCCGGGATCGCCATCGCGAGTCCCGGGATCGCAGTAG
- the murJ gene encoding murein biosynthesis integral membrane protein MurJ produces the protein MLGRIFTVGGYTLLSRVTGFARDIMLAAILGAGPVADAFFVALRLPNHFRAIFAEGAFNAAFVPAYAHVHGERGEASARLFADRIFTLLFASQVILLVVAMAFMPQAMSILAPGFTDDAEQRKLAIELTRITFPYLLLITLVTLYGGMLNVMHRFASAAAAPIFLNLAMMMTLALAAFFPSAGHAAAWGVLISGFLQFALLAGDLARHGGLPRFAPLKLDEDVRAFFRALGPATLGSMGTQVALFADTIIATFLPAGALSALYYADRLNQLPIGVIGIAIGTVLLPEMSRRLTADDHAGAMAAQRRAFDFTLLFSVPFVAAFLTVADPIMRAMFARGAFSKADAASAGATLAAYAVGLIPFVMIRSAVATFYARKDTATPVKAALTGVAVNVALKIALVGSLAQVGLALATAVGAWVNLLLVLFFAGRRGYLVLDRVLIRSFATFALCGALLALALWLTSHFAYVWFAPVQHFRNELVLLLLIAVGVFVYAFLILALFGRGWLFALRRV, from the coding sequence ATGCTTGGGCGCATCTTCACCGTTGGCGGCTATACCCTGCTTTCGCGGGTGACCGGATTCGCGCGCGACATCATGCTCGCGGCGATCCTCGGCGCCGGGCCGGTCGCCGATGCCTTCTTCGTGGCGCTGCGGCTGCCCAATCATTTCCGCGCGATCTTTGCCGAAGGCGCCTTCAACGCCGCCTTCGTGCCGGCCTATGCCCATGTCCATGGCGAGCGCGGCGAGGCGTCGGCGCGGCTGTTCGCCGACCGCATTTTCACGCTGCTGTTCGCCTCGCAGGTGATCCTGCTCGTCGTGGCGATGGCGTTCATGCCGCAGGCGATGAGCATCCTCGCGCCGGGCTTCACCGACGACGCCGAACAGCGCAAGCTTGCGATCGAGCTGACGCGGATCACCTTTCCCTATCTGCTGCTGATCACGCTGGTGACGCTCTATGGCGGCATGCTCAACGTGATGCATCGCTTCGCCAGCGCCGCTGCTGCGCCGATCTTCCTCAACCTCGCGATGATGATGACGCTGGCGCTCGCGGCGTTCTTCCCGAGCGCCGGCCATGCCGCGGCCTGGGGCGTGCTGATCTCGGGTTTCCTGCAGTTTGCTCTGCTCGCCGGCGACCTCGCGCGCCATGGCGGCCTGCCGCGGTTCGCGCCCCTCAAGCTCGACGAGGACGTCCGCGCCTTCTTCCGCGCGCTGGGCCCTGCGACGCTGGGCTCGATGGGAACCCAGGTTGCGCTGTTCGCCGACACCATCATCGCGACCTTCCTCCCGGCTGGCGCGCTGTCGGCGCTGTACTACGCCGATCGTCTCAATCAATTGCCGATCGGCGTGATCGGGATCGCGATCGGCACCGTGCTGCTGCCGGAGATGTCGCGACGCCTGACCGCCGACGATCACGCCGGCGCGATGGCCGCGCAGCGCCGTGCCTTCGATTTCACGCTGTTGTTCTCGGTGCCGTTCGTGGCGGCGTTCCTGACAGTCGCAGATCCGATCATGCGCGCGATGTTTGCCCGCGGCGCGTTCTCGAAGGCCGATGCCGCGAGCGCCGGCGCCACGCTTGCCGCCTATGCGGTCGGGCTCATTCCCTTCGTGATGATCCGCAGCGCGGTTGCGACCTTCTACGCGCGCAAGGATACCGCAACGCCAGTGAAGGCGGCGCTGACCGGGGTCGCGGTCAATGTCGCGCTGAAGATCGCGCTGGTCGGCTCGCTCGCGCAGGTCGGCCTCGCGCTCGCGACCGCGGTCGGGGCCTGGGTCAACCTGCTGCTGGTGCTGTTCTTCGCCGGGCGCCGCGGCTATCTCGTGCTCGATCGCGTGCTGATCCGCTCGTTTGCGACCTTCGCGCTGTGCGGTGCGCTGCTCGCGCTCGCGCTCTGGCTGACCTCGCATTTCGCCTATGTGTGGTTCGCGCCGGTGCAGCATTTCCGCAACGAACTGGTCCTGCTGCTGCTGATTGCGGTCGGCGTCTTCGTCTACGCGTTCCTGATCCTCGCGCTGTTCGGCCGCGGCTGGTTGTTCGCACTGCGGCGCGTATAG
- a CDS encoding glycosyl transferase, giving the protein MNSFETLLSLIAVVLAASISAVLILLTRPLLLRVALAKPNARSSHRTPTPQGAGIAVTIATLLAGGIVIMLAGSPDLTIPFIVFAACLFIAVVGFADDVRSLPVVPRLLLQAAAVAAVVLSVPGDLRLVPACPAWFERGLLVIAGLWFVNLVNFMDGLDLMTVAEAIPVTVAVALLGGAGYIPAAPALVAAALCGAMLGFAPFNRPVARIFLGDVGSLPIGLLLGWCLLELALRQQFAAALLLPLYYLADATVTLFRRIARREPFWAAHRTHFYQRATDNGFTVWRVVGEVFALNVVLALLAFASVVINSLAADAVLLLAGALAVAWQLRRFSRPR; this is encoded by the coding sequence ATGAATAGTTTCGAGACCCTCCTGTCGCTGATCGCCGTGGTGCTCGCCGCATCGATCTCGGCCGTCCTGATCCTGCTGACGCGGCCGCTGCTGCTGCGCGTGGCGCTGGCGAAGCCGAATGCGCGCTCGTCGCATCGCACCCCGACGCCACAGGGCGCTGGAATCGCGGTCACGATCGCCACACTGCTCGCGGGCGGGATCGTCATCATGCTGGCGGGATCGCCGGACCTGACGATTCCGTTCATCGTGTTCGCGGCCTGCCTGTTCATCGCGGTGGTGGGTTTCGCCGACGACGTCCGCTCCCTGCCCGTCGTTCCTCGGCTGCTGCTACAGGCCGCCGCCGTCGCGGCCGTGGTGCTCTCGGTGCCGGGCGATCTCAGGCTCGTTCCGGCCTGTCCGGCCTGGTTCGAACGCGGCCTATTGGTGATCGCCGGCCTGTGGTTCGTGAACCTCGTCAACTTCATGGACGGGCTCGACCTGATGACGGTGGCCGAGGCGATCCCGGTCACGGTGGCGGTCGCCCTGCTCGGCGGCGCCGGCTACATCCCGGCGGCGCCCGCGCTGGTCGCGGCAGCCCTGTGCGGAGCGATGCTCGGCTTCGCGCCGTTCAACCGGCCGGTGGCGAGAATATTCCTCGGCGATGTCGGCAGCCTGCCGATCGGCCTGCTGCTCGGCTGGTGTCTGCTCGAACTCGCGTTGCGCCAGCAATTCGCGGCCGCGCTGCTGCTGCCGCTCTACTATCTGGCGGACGCCACGGTCACGCTGTTCCGGCGCATCGCGCGTCGCGAGCCGTTCTGGGCCGCGCATCGCACGCACTTCTATCAGCGCGCGACAGACAACGGGTTCACGGTGTGGCGCGTCGTCGGCGAGGTGTTCGCGCTCAACGTCGTGCTGGCGCTGCTCGCATTCGCCTCGGTCGTCATCAATTCGCTTGCCGCGGATGCCGTCCTGCTGCTTGCCGGGGCGCTCGCCGTTGCCTGGCAGTTGCGCCGGTTCTCACGGCCGCGCTGA